A genomic segment from Stenotrophomonas maltophilia encodes:
- the fabA gene encoding 3-hydroxyacyl-[acyl-carrier-protein] dehydratase FabA: MTRLHAFNREQLLASARGELFGAAAGRLPNDPMLMFDRITDIHEDGGPHGKGMVRAELDIRPDLWFFGCHFIGDPVMPGCLGLDAMWQLTGFFLTWLGAPGKGRALGCGEVKFTGQVLPDAKLVRYEIDISRVINRKLVMAQSDARMYVDDREIYSARDLRVGLFTETGSF; the protein is encoded by the coding sequence ATGACCCGTCTCCACGCGTTCAACCGCGAACAGCTGCTGGCCAGCGCACGCGGTGAACTGTTCGGCGCCGCCGCCGGCCGTTTGCCCAACGATCCGATGCTGATGTTCGACCGCATCACCGACATCCACGAGGACGGCGGACCGCACGGCAAGGGCATGGTACGCGCCGAGCTGGATATCCGCCCGGACCTGTGGTTCTTCGGCTGCCACTTCATCGGCGACCCGGTGATGCCCGGCTGCCTGGGCCTGGACGCCATGTGGCAGCTGACCGGCTTCTTCCTGACTTGGCTGGGTGCCCCCGGCAAGGGCCGCGCACTCGGCTGCGGCGAGGTAAAGTTCACCGGCCAGGTACTGCCGGACGCCAAGCTGGTGCGCTATGAGATCGACATCAGCCGGGTCATCAACCGCAAGCTGGTAATGGCCCAGTCGGACGCCCGCATGTACGTGGATGACCGCGAAATCTACAGCGCGCGCGACCTGCGCGTCGGCCTGTTCACTGAAACCGGGAGCTTCTGA
- the dinB gene encoding DNA polymerase IV produces MTRLRKIIHVDMDAFYASVEQRDDPSLRGKPVVVAWRGARSVVCAASYEARVFGVRSAMPAVRAERLCPDAIFVPPDFARYKAVSRQVREIFLRHTDLVEPLSLDEAYLDVTEPKSGIELATDIARTIRTQIREETHLTASAGIAPNKFLAKIASDWRKPDGQFVIPPQRVDAFLLPLPVNRVPGVGKVMEGKLAARGIVTCGDLRQWALIDLEEAFGSFGRSLYNRARGIDERPVEPDQQVQSISSEDTFAEDLLLEDLGEAIVQLAEKTWNATRKTERVGHTVVLKLKTAQFRILTRSFTPERPPESMEDLRDIALALRARVDLPAETRFRLVGVGLGGFREKEAVVQGELFEHGSSDSAGN; encoded by the coding sequence ATGACCCGACTGCGCAAGATCATCCACGTTGACATGGACGCGTTCTACGCATCGGTGGAGCAGCGCGACGATCCGTCACTGCGCGGCAAGCCGGTGGTTGTGGCATGGCGCGGCGCGCGCTCGGTGGTATGCGCGGCATCGTACGAGGCACGCGTGTTCGGCGTGCGTTCGGCGATGCCGGCAGTGCGCGCCGAACGCCTGTGTCCGGATGCGATCTTCGTGCCGCCGGACTTCGCACGTTACAAGGCGGTGTCACGCCAGGTACGCGAGATCTTCCTGCGCCACACCGACCTGGTCGAGCCGTTGTCGCTGGACGAGGCCTACCTGGACGTGACCGAGCCGAAGAGCGGCATCGAACTGGCCACCGACATCGCCCGCACGATCCGCACCCAGATCCGTGAGGAAACCCACCTGACCGCTTCAGCCGGGATCGCGCCGAACAAGTTCCTGGCCAAGATCGCCTCGGACTGGCGCAAGCCCGATGGTCAGTTCGTGATTCCGCCGCAGCGAGTGGATGCCTTCCTGCTGCCGCTGCCGGTGAATCGGGTGCCCGGCGTCGGCAAGGTGATGGAAGGCAAGCTGGCCGCGCGTGGCATCGTCACCTGCGGCGATCTGCGGCAGTGGGCACTGATCGACCTGGAAGAGGCGTTCGGCAGCTTTGGCCGCAGCCTGTACAACCGCGCACGCGGCATCGACGAGCGGCCGGTGGAACCGGACCAGCAGGTGCAGTCGATCTCCTCGGAGGACACCTTTGCCGAGGACCTGCTGCTGGAAGACCTGGGCGAGGCGATCGTGCAGCTGGCGGAGAAGACCTGGAATGCCACGCGCAAGACCGAGCGCGTCGGCCACACCGTGGTGCTGAAGCTGAAGACCGCGCAGTTCCGCATCCTCACCCGCAGCTTCACCCCGGAACGCCCACCGGAATCGATGGAAGATCTGCGCGACATCGCGCTGGCCCTGCGCGCCCGCGTCGACCTGCCGGCGGAGACGCGTTTCCGCCTGGTCGGCGTCGGGCTCGGCGGCTTCCGTGAAAAGGAGGCGGTGGTGCAGGGGGAATTGTTCGAGCACGGATCGAGCGATTCCGCAGGCAATTGA